The proteins below are encoded in one region of Effusibacillus dendaii:
- the galU gene encoding UTP--glucose-1-phosphate uridylyltransferase GalU, which produces MIRKAVIPAAGLGTRFLPATKAQPKEMLPIVDKPTIQYIIEEAAAAGIEDILIITGRNKRAIEDHFDRSIELELLLEDKDQQSLLEEIRQISDMANIHYIRQKEALGLGHAILCAKNFIGQETFAVLLGDDIVRHQKPAIGQLIDTYNQTGGSVLGVQQVKPEETRRYGIIQPEQITDRTYRVQHVVEKPISNPPSNLAIIGRYILDWKIFSYLETMQPGVGGEIQLTDAIDALVHSQQVYAYAIEGNRYDIGDKFGYLQANIEFALDREELTDQVQSYLLSLQERLTGK; this is translated from the coding sequence ATGATTCGAAAAGCTGTAATACCGGCAGCAGGATTGGGAACCCGTTTTCTTCCCGCCACGAAAGCACAACCGAAAGAAATGCTGCCGATTGTCGATAAACCGACGATTCAATACATTATTGAAGAAGCGGCGGCAGCCGGTATTGAAGACATTTTAATTATTACGGGCCGCAACAAACGGGCCATTGAGGACCATTTTGACCGTTCCATCGAATTGGAACTTCTGTTGGAAGACAAGGATCAACAATCCCTCCTGGAAGAGATTCGGCAAATTTCCGACATGGCAAATATCCATTATATCCGGCAAAAGGAAGCGCTTGGGTTAGGCCATGCCATTCTTTGCGCGAAAAACTTTATCGGACAAGAAACGTTTGCCGTTCTGCTGGGTGATGACATCGTAAGACATCAAAAACCGGCTATCGGACAATTGATCGACACGTACAATCAAACCGGCGGCAGTGTACTCGGCGTTCAGCAGGTAAAGCCGGAAGAAACAAGGCGATATGGAATCATTCAGCCAGAGCAAATCACAGACAGAACCTATCGTGTTCAACATGTAGTGGAAAAACCGATCTCCAACCCCCCGTCAAACCTGGCCATTATTGGCCGATATATACTGGATTGGAAAATTTTCTCTTATCTAGAAACAATGCAACCGGGTGTAGGAGGGGAAATTCAATTAACGGATGCGATTGATGCACTGGTTCACTCTCAACAGGTGTATGCATACGCAATTGAAGGAAACCGCTACGATATTGGGGATAAGTTTGGGTACCTGCAGGCTAACATTGAATTCGCTTTAGACCGTGAAGAACTGACAGATCAAGTGCAAAGCTATTTGTTGTCATTACAGGAACGTCTAACCGGTAAGTAA
- a CDS encoding copper amine oxidase N-terminal domain-containing protein: MKKLLAWATGLVLAASIPVVNNAAFAKEKWGGFRERSDQTVIDSSLKQHSQQTEFPSLATEHSDNEESDHENNDHKDFSDEDQGQQQSDQTVAQSVYRKHAKSNHGIEHAIESLLKARQDGKGAASDDALDAVIEKLKARLVEDGEANTKEEAQQQVEATLGQQVDNGTADEQTVEVLVTAKMQDNKLSEARHDLEKALRHNAQSDKLYKLLSKVLKQQGDTQNAKVYVQGQPLQTDVKPIIKEGRTLVPVAVIVKSLGANVNWDPDSRTVTINKGNVKIELPIGEPTVTVNGQKQTIDTAAEITEGRTVVPLRFLSEILKQKVVYDPETKLITVTDPNTTTDNTTQTSAGSSSTASQVQ, from the coding sequence ATGAAAAAACTTCTGGCTTGGGCCACAGGATTGGTCCTTGCAGCCTCCATCCCTGTAGTCAACAATGCAGCTTTTGCAAAAGAAAAATGGGGCGGGTTCAGGGAACGATCTGATCAAACGGTGATTGATTCTTCGCTGAAGCAACATTCTCAACAAACCGAGTTTCCTTCTTTGGCAACGGAGCACTCAGATAATGAAGAGTCTGATCATGAAAATAATGATCATAAAGATTTTAGTGATGAAGATCAGGGGCAGCAACAGTCTGATCAAACCGTTGCTCAGTCAGTGTATCGCAAACACGCAAAATCGAATCATGGAATTGAGCACGCCATTGAAAGTTTGCTGAAAGCTCGTCAGGATGGGAAGGGTGCAGCAAGCGACGATGCTTTGGATGCTGTTATCGAGAAACTGAAAGCTCGCCTGGTGGAAGATGGCGAAGCAAACACGAAAGAAGAGGCACAGCAGCAAGTGGAAGCTACGCTAGGCCAACAAGTGGACAATGGCACAGCGGATGAGCAGACTGTTGAGGTTCTTGTAACTGCCAAAATGCAGGATAATAAGTTGTCGGAAGCAAGGCATGATTTGGAAAAAGCCCTTCGCCACAATGCGCAATCCGATAAGCTTTATAAATTGTTAAGCAAGGTATTGAAACAGCAAGGCGATACTCAGAACGCAAAAGTATATGTACAGGGTCAACCGCTGCAAACGGATGTAAAACCGATTATTAAAGAAGGAAGAACTCTTGTGCCGGTTGCCGTGATCGTAAAATCGTTGGGGGCAAATGTGAACTGGGACCCGGACAGCAGGACGGTCACGATCAACAAGGGAAATGTCAAAATTGAACTTCCGATTGGCGAACCGACAGTGACAGTCAACGGACAAAAGCAGACAATTGATACGGCGGCTGAAATTACGGAAGGCCGGACGGTGGTGCCGCTGCGCTTCTTATCCGAGATTTTAAAACAAAAAGTGGTATATGATCCGGAAACGAAGCTGATTACCGTAACCGATCCGAATACAACAACGGATAACACAACACAAACTTCAGCAGGCAGCAGTTCCACTGCATCTCAGGTACAGTAA
- the csaB gene encoding polysaccharide pyruvyl transferase CsaB: MPRILISGYYGFDNLGDDTVLFGILSAIQKLRPDAEPVVLSNQPERTQELFKIPAFNRWSPIEIIRQLSRCDLLLMGGGSLLQDVSSPRSVIYYLGIVELAKRMRKPVVFYAQGVGPVHRPFSKYLIRRIVNKVDLITVRDDKSHDDLRKIGVLKPPIHVTADPALAIDTSLFSKQHGAQILQEFGVMPNDTGTRKKLAGIAVRAWNTSHPYRQILAQTCDALYDRGWQILFLPMQYPGDVEVSQQVVNLMNRPAVILDRKFSFRDISSLIANFDMIVGMRLHSLILAALHEVPFVPVSYDPKIDRFVHRLGLPPAERVTETTFEQLNERIRAVENDLQPFKQQIREPLSLLRKEAEKSGELAVRFLQKRCKGN; the protein is encoded by the coding sequence TTGCCAAGAATTCTCATCTCCGGTTATTACGGATTTGATAATTTGGGAGATGATACCGTATTGTTTGGCATCTTGTCGGCCATTCAGAAACTGCGGCCAGACGCGGAACCGGTTGTGCTTTCCAATCAACCGGAACGAACACAAGAGTTGTTTAAAATTCCCGCGTTTAACCGATGGAGCCCGATTGAAATTATCCGTCAGTTGTCCCGTTGCGATCTGCTGCTTATGGGAGGCGGGTCGCTGTTGCAGGACGTAAGCAGTCCCCGCAGTGTGATTTATTATTTGGGGATTGTTGAGCTTGCCAAACGGATGCGAAAACCGGTGGTGTTTTATGCACAGGGTGTGGGACCGGTCCATCGCCCATTTTCCAAGTATCTGATTCGCCGAATTGTAAACAAAGTGGACCTGATTACGGTGAGGGACGACAAATCGCATGACGATTTGCGCAAAATAGGGGTTTTGAAACCGCCGATTCATGTGACGGCTGATCCGGCATTAGCTATCGATACCTCCCTGTTTTCCAAACAGCACGGAGCTCAGATTTTGCAGGAATTCGGCGTTATGCCAAACGACACGGGCACTCGCAAAAAATTGGCCGGGATTGCCGTGCGGGCATGGAATACGTCTCATCCTTACCGGCAAATTCTTGCCCAAACCTGCGATGCACTGTATGATCGCGGTTGGCAAATCCTTTTTTTACCGATGCAATATCCTGGTGATGTGGAGGTTTCCCAGCAGGTTGTGAACCTGATGAATCGGCCGGCTGTGATTCTTGATCGGAAGTTTTCATTCCGTGACATTTCAAGCCTGATTGCCAATTTTGACATGATTGTCGGCATGCGCCTTCATTCGCTTATTCTGGCCGCTCTGCATGAAGTCCCTTTTGTGCCTGTTTCCTACGACCCTAAAATCGACCGATTTGTCCATCGGTTAGGTTTGCCGCCGGCCGAACGCGTGACGGAAACCACGTTTGAACAGTTGAACGAACGAATTCGCGCGGTTGAAAACGACTTGCAGCCATTTAAACAACAGATTCGCGAACCGCTCTCCCTCCTGCGGAAAGAAGCGGAAAAGAGCGGCGAACTGGCTGTCCGATTTTTGCAAAAAAGATGTAAAGGAAACTAG
- a CDS encoding S41 family peptidase yields MGQSLSSRRAWAAAVIIAVTVPIAGVLEPDAALAKQPDGLQQQFQVSANEASLLQIYDLLRDQHWPQPNEKDLLNGAIKGMLETLDDPYTQYMTAEEYQNFVRQVNQSYDGIGIRVGEGTNGFHVEAVFPSSPAESAGLHVGDRIVAVNGKSTFGLTVDQVSGNLRGAAGSSITLQVERDDKPSFTVTLTRKPISLPTLTSRILDQKTGYIHLLTFGGNEDKDFGSALTDLQKKGIDSLILDLRGNGGGLIDSAIRIADRFLDGGLITRIKTRIGEEEITAQPGSLKMPLVILVDADTASASELLAGALQTQKRAKLIGQKTFGKGVVQTVVPTANGDVLKLTFAQYYFADGSSPNKLGLQPDVVVASPALQLVTALETLHPSKIRSVKFDLDNQKTYVNHWEVPQQTVVQRPDGQVFLPLRFLVEAFGSEVNWKPEGDESFQYNNRYVELSASDGTLTVNGQVMDLPQPFLAKDGITFISLDAVKAVLQPDQVRQSDRLIEMEVGGTSL; encoded by the coding sequence ATGGGGCAATCGCTTTCATCGAGAAGAGCTTGGGCTGCTGCGGTGATCATTGCCGTTACAGTTCCAATCGCAGGGGTATTGGAACCAGATGCCGCATTAGCGAAACAGCCAGATGGCCTACAGCAGCAGTTTCAAGTATCAGCGAACGAAGCCTCTTTGTTGCAGATATACGATCTTTTGCGCGATCAGCACTGGCCGCAACCAAATGAGAAAGATTTGTTAAATGGGGCTATCAAGGGAATGCTGGAAACGCTTGATGATCCGTATACCCAATATATGACGGCGGAAGAGTATCAAAACTTTGTGCGTCAGGTCAACCAAAGTTATGACGGAATCGGTATCCGTGTAGGGGAAGGGACAAACGGTTTCCACGTGGAAGCTGTGTTTCCGTCCTCTCCTGCAGAATCTGCCGGTTTGCATGTGGGAGACCGGATTGTGGCGGTTAACGGCAAATCGACATTTGGATTGACAGTGGACCAGGTGTCGGGTAATTTGCGGGGGGCGGCAGGATCGTCAATCACCTTGCAGGTGGAACGCGATGATAAGCCGTCCTTTACGGTAACCCTTACCCGAAAGCCGATTTCGTTGCCGACTCTGACGTCCCGGATTTTAGATCAAAAAACAGGCTATATACATCTTCTGACATTTGGTGGGAATGAAGACAAGGATTTTGGCAGTGCGCTAACCGATCTGCAGAAGAAGGGGATCGATTCCCTGATACTGGATCTCAGAGGCAACGGGGGAGGCCTGATTGATTCGGCGATACGGATCGCGGACCGATTTTTGGATGGCGGATTGATTACCCGTATAAAAACCCGTATAGGAGAGGAAGAGATCACGGCTCAACCAGGAAGTCTTAAGATGCCTTTGGTCATTCTTGTCGATGCGGATACAGCCAGCGCTTCGGAATTGTTGGCGGGAGCGCTACAAACGCAAAAACGTGCCAAATTGATTGGGCAAAAAACGTTTGGCAAAGGTGTGGTGCAAACGGTGGTTCCTACCGCAAACGGAGATGTTTTGAAGCTCACTTTTGCCCAGTATTACTTTGCTGACGGTTCGTCTCCAAACAAATTGGGTCTGCAGCCGGATGTGGTGGTTGCCAGTCCGGCGCTGCAATTGGTCACTGCTTTAGAAACGCTTCATCCGTCAAAAATCAGAAGTGTAAAATTCGATCTGGACAATCAGAAAACGTATGTGAACCATTGGGAAGTTCCCCAACAAACAGTTGTACAACGACCAGACGGTCAAGTCTTTCTGCCGCTTCGTTTTCTTGTGGAGGCGTTCGGTTCAGAAGTGAACTGGAAACCGGAAGGGGACGAATCCTTCCAATATAACAACCGTTATGTAGAATTGTCTGCGTCGGACGGTACGCTAACTGTCAACGGACAGGTCATGGATTTGCCGCAACCGTTTCTCGCAAAAGATGGAATTACTTTTATTTCTCTGGATGCTGTAAAAGCCGTTCTGCAACCCGATCAAGTCAGGCAAAGCGACCGCCTGATCGAGATGGAAGTCGGCGGAACCTCGTTATAA
- the metK gene encoding methionine adenosyltransferase, with translation MTIRRYLFTSESVTEGHPDKICDQISDSVLDAILSKDPNARVACETSVTTGLVLVAGEITTSTYVDIPKVVRETIRSIGYTRAKYGFDADTCAVITSIDEQSADIAMGVNKALEAREGQMTEEEIEAIGAGDQGLMFGFAVNETEELMPLPISLAHKLARRLSEVRKNGTLDYLRPDGKTQVSVEYEGNKPVRIDTIVISTQHSEEISQEQIDKDLHEHVIRPVVPADLLDNQTKYFINPTGRFVIGGPQGDAGLTGRKIIVDTYGGYARHGGGAFSGKDPTKVDRSAAYAARYVAKNIVAAGLADKCEVQLAYAIGVARPVSIMVDTFGTGKVDDELIVGLIKNNFDLRPAGIIKELDLRRPIYRQTAAYGHFGRSDLDLPWERTDKAATLRQQAGLS, from the coding sequence GTGACGATACGTCGTTACTTATTTACATCCGAGTCTGTGACGGAAGGACATCCGGATAAAATATGCGACCAAATTTCTGATTCCGTGCTGGATGCCATATTGTCGAAAGATCCTAACGCTCGGGTTGCCTGTGAAACCTCCGTTACTACAGGGTTGGTGCTGGTGGCTGGGGAAATCACCACAAGTACATATGTGGACATCCCAAAAGTGGTCCGCGAAACGATTCGTTCTATTGGATATACGCGCGCCAAATACGGATTTGACGCAGATACCTGTGCGGTCATTACATCGATAGACGAGCAGTCCGCCGATATTGCCATGGGCGTCAATAAAGCGTTGGAAGCACGGGAAGGGCAGATGACAGAAGAAGAAATTGAAGCGATTGGTGCAGGCGACCAAGGCTTAATGTTCGGATTTGCTGTCAATGAGACGGAAGAATTGATGCCGCTGCCGATTTCATTGGCGCATAAACTGGCTCGCCGTCTGTCAGAGGTACGTAAAAATGGAACCCTGGATTACCTGCGTCCGGACGGGAAGACGCAAGTATCGGTCGAGTATGAAGGCAACAAACCGGTTCGTATCGATACCATTGTAATCTCTACCCAGCATTCGGAAGAGATCAGCCAGGAACAGATCGACAAAGATCTGCACGAACATGTCATTCGACCGGTTGTTCCGGCGGATTTGTTGGATAATCAAACCAAATATTTTATCAATCCTACAGGCCGTTTCGTAATCGGCGGTCCGCAGGGGGATGCCGGTTTGACCGGACGGAAAATCATTGTCGACACATATGGCGGATACGCGCGTCATGGCGGCGGCGCGTTCTCGGGCAAAGATCCGACAAAAGTGGATCGCTCTGCTGCCTATGCAGCCCGTTATGTGGCTAAAAATATCGTGGCTGCCGGCCTAGCTGACAAATGCGAAGTGCAGCTCGCGTATGCAATCGGCGTAGCGCGCCCTGTATCGATCATGGTTGACACGTTTGGGACGGGGAAAGTGGATGATGAACTGATCGTTGGCCTGATAAAGAATAACTTTGATTTGCGTCCGGCAGGCATCATTAAGGAGCTTGATTTGCGGCGTCCAATTTATCGTCAGACAGCCGCTTACGGTCATTTTGGCCGTTCCGATTTGGATCTGCCTTGGGAGCGTACAGATAAGGCGGCGACTCTCCGACAACAGGCGGGACTATCATAA
- the rffA gene encoding dTDP-4-amino-4,6-dideoxygalactose transaminase: MIPFNLPAVTGRETDYLSEAVKNQKLSGDGEFTQKCSKWFEERFQCPKVLLTTSCTHALEMAALLADIREGDEIIMPSYTFVSTANAFVLRGATIVFVDIRPDTMNMDEKVVEDAITNRTKAIVPVHYAGVSCEMDTILSLAKRYGLLVIEDAAQAVMSRYKGKALGTIGDMGCYSFHETKNYNCGEGGAIVLHDNEYIQRAEILREKGTNRTVFFRGEIDKYSWVDIGSSYLPSELNAAYLYAQLEMASEINRKRLDLWNQYYTGLLPLAEQGYIDLPVVPEGCEHNGHMFYIKAKNLEERTALIDYLLKNNCKSVFHYVPLHSTHAGIKFGRFHGEDRYTTRESERLLRLPLFYNLESEKVSYIIKIIYQFFTGES; this comes from the coding sequence TTGATACCTTTTAATCTGCCTGCTGTAACCGGACGGGAAACAGATTATCTTTCCGAAGCAGTAAAGAACCAAAAATTATCGGGTGATGGGGAGTTTACCCAAAAGTGCAGCAAGTGGTTTGAGGAAAGGTTTCAATGTCCCAAAGTCCTGCTTACTACTTCCTGTACGCATGCGCTGGAGATGGCCGCTCTTTTGGCGGATATACGGGAAGGTGACGAAATCATAATGCCTTCCTATACTTTCGTATCTACTGCTAATGCTTTTGTCTTGCGAGGTGCTACAATTGTGTTTGTCGACATTCGCCCGGACACCATGAACATGGATGAAAAAGTCGTAGAAGACGCAATTACAAACAGGACAAAAGCGATAGTACCTGTACACTACGCCGGTGTGAGCTGTGAAATGGACACAATTCTCTCTCTTGCAAAGCGGTATGGTTTGCTTGTGATTGAGGATGCGGCCCAAGCGGTCATGAGTAGATATAAAGGGAAAGCTTTAGGGACAATTGGAGACATGGGGTGTTACAGTTTCCATGAAACGAAGAACTATAATTGCGGGGAGGGCGGCGCCATTGTTTTGCACGATAACGAATACATACAGAGGGCCGAAATACTTCGTGAAAAGGGTACAAACCGTACAGTGTTTTTCAGAGGGGAGATCGACAAGTACAGTTGGGTAGACATAGGCTCGTCCTATTTGCCCAGTGAGCTGAATGCCGCTTACTTGTATGCTCAATTGGAAATGGCTTCGGAAATCAATCGGAAGAGACTTGATTTGTGGAACCAATATTATACGGGGTTGCTCCCGTTGGCAGAACAAGGATATATAGATCTGCCTGTTGTTCCAGAAGGATGCGAACATAATGGACATATGTTCTATATCAAGGCAAAAAATCTGGAAGAAAGAACGGCGTTAATTGATTATCTCCTAAAGAACAATTGCAAGAGTGTATTCCATTATGTGCCTTTGCACAGTACCCATGCAGGAATTAAATTCGGCCGATTCCACGGGGAAGACCGGTATACGACAAGAGAGAGTGAGAGGCTCTTGCGCTTGCCTCTATTTTATAACTTAGAATCTGAGAAAGTTTCTTATATCATAAAAATCATCTATCAATTTTTTACAGGAGAATCATAA
- a CDS encoding LCP family protein, whose product MRLRNRIWSICLMAAGLSFFVPNQHLESRSSIYRTAIHSEVHSADPIPIPPNQLPADKFPQQAADVPQQLDASQKADNVFPLQWLPNFGKPFSLLVVGIDSRAGEPARSDSLLFSVVNPARGEVRILQIPRDTYVPVKGHGYTKINHAMSYGQVPLLKQTVENWLQTDIDHTAVIDFDGFRQLIDLLGGVPVRIDKNMDYEDPTDGTSIHLKAGERVLNGKQALDFVRYRHDAEADTGRMRRQRQVLFALGEKSLSIHTVPKLPKIQSLLGKHLQTSMSIGEVAQLLRSGLSMDAKQTHVETIKGVNRVAPQDGIWYFFVEKDEQERIRKMVAQWLRGNLD is encoded by the coding sequence ATGAGGCTGCGCAACAGGATATGGTCTATCTGCCTGATGGCCGCAGGGCTGTCATTTTTCGTCCCCAATCAGCATTTGGAAAGCCGCTCTTCGATATATCGCACTGCCATACATTCGGAAGTTCACTCGGCGGATCCCATTCCCATTCCTCCGAATCAACTTCCTGCCGATAAGTTCCCTCAACAGGCTGCAGATGTCCCGCAGCAGCTGGACGCATCGCAAAAAGCTGACAATGTGTTTCCTTTGCAGTGGCTCCCCAATTTTGGCAAACCGTTTTCACTGTTGGTTGTTGGAATTGATTCCCGTGCAGGTGAACCGGCACGTTCCGACAGCCTGTTATTCTCCGTTGTAAACCCCGCTCGGGGTGAAGTGCGAATACTTCAGATACCGCGTGATACGTATGTACCCGTCAAAGGGCACGGTTATACCAAAATCAATCATGCGATGTCATACGGTCAAGTCCCCTTGCTGAAGCAAACGGTTGAAAACTGGTTGCAGACCGACATCGATCATACGGCTGTGATTGATTTTGATGGATTTCGCCAGCTGATTGATTTGCTGGGTGGCGTACCTGTGCGTATAGACAAAAATATGGACTATGAAGATCCGACGGACGGCACATCCATTCACCTCAAAGCGGGTGAGCGAGTATTGAACGGCAAGCAGGCATTGGATTTTGTCCGTTATCGGCACGACGCGGAAGCCGATACCGGTAGAATGCGTCGGCAGCGGCAAGTGCTTTTCGCTCTGGGTGAGAAAAGCCTGTCGATCCACACTGTGCCAAAACTGCCCAAAATACAATCACTTCTTGGGAAACATCTGCAAACCTCCATGTCGATTGGAGAAGTCGCACAGTTGCTGCGAAGCGGGCTATCCATGGATGCAAAACAGACGCATGTGGAAACGATTAAAGGAGTGAATCGGGTAGCCCCGCAGGATGGAATATGGTATTTTTTTGTCGAGAAGGATGAACAAGAGCGTATCCGGAAAATGGTGGCTCAATGGTTGCGGGGGAATTTGGATTGA
- a CDS encoding WecB/TagA/CpsF family glycosyltransferase, which translates to MKSAVNILGVPFSSLSFDETIALIRDWMGGSEPRQIVTANPEIVMLARRDPDFLKLLQQADLVTPDGIGIVYAAKILEKASVDRVTGIDILPFLFETANQSKWPVYLLGASPESNRRAIENLSRLYPNALFKGRDGFFSDQEIPSILEEIRSFTPRLLLVGLGLGKQEKFIARYLKQLHVPVSIGVGGCIDIYAGTVRRAPLVWRKLQLEWLYRLLKQPSRWRRQLVLPHFAWIVIRKRLRL; encoded by the coding sequence TTGAAATCGGCGGTAAATATTTTAGGGGTACCTTTTAGCTCGCTTTCTTTTGATGAAACAATCGCTTTGATTCGAGACTGGATGGGGGGCAGCGAACCTCGCCAAATTGTAACGGCCAATCCGGAAATTGTGATGTTGGCGAGACGTGACCCCGATTTTTTGAAGCTTCTGCAGCAGGCAGATCTTGTGACGCCTGACGGAATCGGGATTGTATACGCGGCCAAAATTTTGGAAAAGGCATCTGTTGACCGGGTGACCGGAATTGATATTTTGCCCTTCCTGTTTGAGACAGCCAATCAATCCAAATGGCCTGTATATCTGTTAGGCGCTTCTCCGGAATCGAACCGCCGGGCCATTGAAAACCTTTCCCGATTGTATCCGAATGCTTTATTTAAGGGCAGGGATGGATTTTTCAGCGATCAGGAAATCCCCTCCATATTGGAAGAGATACGGAGCTTTACCCCCCGGTTGTTGCTTGTCGGATTGGGGTTAGGCAAGCAGGAGAAATTTATTGCTCGTTATCTTAAACAATTGCATGTGCCGGTATCGATCGGTGTTGGCGGGTGCATTGATATTTATGCCGGAACGGTCCGCAGGGCCCCGCTTGTATGGCGCAAATTGCAATTGGAATGGCTGTATCGGTTATTGAAGCAGCCGAGCCGTTGGAGGCGGCAACTGGTGCTTCCGCATTTTGCCTGGATTGTGATTCGAAAGCGATTGCGGCTGTGA
- a CDS encoding zinc ribbon domain-containing protein, protein MESHRKPHSTAISCKADKWFVSITVDTRDAPPMCESQAIVGADLGVNRLAALSDGTRVSIREWTCSECGTHHDRDLNAARNLMKLAVSSTVTACGEEGSGMFQSDRVKPASAKQELNVKTAYA, encoded by the coding sequence GTGGAAAGCCATCGGAAACCGCACTCAACCGCCATTTCGTGTAAGGCCGACAAGTGGTTTGTCAGTATCACGGTGGACACCAGAGACGCGCCGCCAATGTGCGAAAGCCAGGCTATCGTCGGTGCGGATTTAGGTGTCAATCGTCTTGCCGCCTTATCGGACGGGACGAGGGTGTCGATACGCGAGTGGACATGCTCTGAGTGCGGAACCCATCATGATCGGGACTTGAATGCTGCAAGGAATCTGATGAAATTGGCCGTGAGTTCCACGGTGACAGCCTGTGGAGAGGAAGGCTCTGGCATGTTCCAATCGGATCGTGTGAAACCGGCCTCTGCGAAGCAGGAACTCAATGTCAAAACTGCCTATGCGTAG
- a CDS encoding putative polysaccharide biosynthesis protein translates to MSTQSQTFVKGAFFMALAGLISKFLGVIYAVPLYNMIGSYGMGLYQIAYPWYLTMLTIATAGFPLALSKAVAERVAVADYDGADRIFGLSLRLMTFTGITAFLILFFGAPLFAAMAGNSEASLAIRALSIAILVVPLLAAFRGYLQGHQNMGWSGTSQVIEQLVRVIVILSGTYLVLKAGYGVAYGAAAATFGGAVGAIASLLIVVYFAFKMRKQLQHKMTGQNRIDVWPILKKLVSYAIPISLAGLVLPIAQQVDTNTVVNLLKWSGVTREAATEAFGILTNDGYRLIQLPVSFATAIGYSLLPAVSEAIALKNQSLVHDRVTISFRLISLLILPSTAVMVVLAAPIDLMLFGHTNGARVIQIVSFMGIFMSFELITTFMLQGIGQMYLPVRNMLIGTGCKLILNLLFIPFLGITGAAISASLAYAVSSWLNVRSVFRLTGVRLEWALMLTRPLTASVLFGGFIWGSYALLHRFLSHMFASPRLLVTLELMIVLLVGGIFYVIVTLLIGSVSKTEISYIPKIGGRLARLLERWPRLIKS, encoded by the coding sequence ATGTCAACGCAAAGCCAAACGTTTGTAAAAGGCGCCTTTTTCATGGCACTGGCCGGATTAATCTCGAAATTTCTCGGGGTGATCTATGCGGTGCCGCTTTATAATATGATCGGAAGTTACGGAATGGGGCTTTATCAAATCGCCTATCCGTGGTACCTGACCATGTTGACGATCGCTACGGCCGGATTTCCTCTGGCGCTGTCAAAAGCGGTAGCAGAGCGGGTAGCCGTGGCGGATTATGATGGAGCGGACCGAATTTTCGGGCTGTCGCTTCGTCTCATGACGTTTACAGGAATTACCGCATTTCTCATTCTGTTTTTCGGAGCCCCATTATTTGCCGCCATGGCGGGTAATTCGGAGGCCTCATTGGCTATCCGCGCGCTTTCTATCGCAATTCTGGTGGTGCCCCTGCTGGCTGCATTTCGCGGTTATCTGCAGGGACATCAAAATATGGGTTGGTCCGGCACGTCACAGGTGATTGAACAGCTGGTGCGGGTGATCGTGATTCTGTCGGGGACCTATCTCGTTTTGAAGGCGGGGTATGGCGTCGCATATGGAGCGGCGGCTGCTACGTTTGGCGGCGCGGTGGGCGCGATTGCCAGTCTCTTGATCGTGGTTTACTTTGCTTTCAAAATGAGAAAACAACTTCAACATAAAATGACCGGTCAGAACCGGATCGATGTTTGGCCGATTTTAAAAAAACTGGTAAGTTATGCGATTCCCATATCACTTGCCGGTTTGGTGCTGCCCATTGCACAGCAGGTCGATACGAATACGGTTGTCAATTTGCTGAAGTGGAGCGGGGTAACCCGGGAGGCGGCGACCGAGGCGTTCGGGATTTTAACAAACGACGGATACCGGCTGATTCAGCTTCCCGTTTCGTTTGCCACCGCGATTGGTTATTCGCTCCTGCCCGCTGTTTCTGAAGCGATCGCTTTAAAAAATCAAAGTTTGGTGCATGACCGCGTAACCATTTCGTTCCGATTAATCAGTCTGTTGATTTTGCCGTCGACGGCAGTGATGGTAGTATTGGCGGCTCCGATCGACCTCATGTTGTTCGGTCATACAAATGGGGCAAGAGTCATTCAGATCGTCTCGTTCATGGGAATTTTCATGTCGTTTGAACTGATCACCACATTTATGCTGCAAGGGATCGGACAAATGTATCTGCCGGTGCGCAATATGCTCATCGGAACAGGATGCAAACTGATTTTGAACTTGCTGTTCATCCCTTTTCTGGGCATTACAGGGGCTGCCATTTCCGCCTCGCTCGCGTATGCCGTTTCATCCTGGCTGAATGTGCGAAGTGTATTTCGGTTAACAGGCGTCCGTTTGGAATGGGCTTTGATGCTGACACGTCCGTTAACCGCGTCGGTTCTGTTCGGAGGTTTTATATGGGGAAGCTACGCATTGCTGCACCGTTTCCTGAGTCATATGTTTGCTTCGCCGCGCCTGCTGGTTACGCTGGAACTGATGATTGTACTGCTGGTTGGCGGTATATTCTACGTCATTGTAACGTTGTTAATCGGCAGCGTTTCCAAAACGGAGATCTCCTATATTCCAAAAATTGGCGGGCGGCTGGCACGGTTGTTGGAACGCTGGCCCCGATTGATAAAAAGTTGA